The following is a genomic window from Collimonas fungivorans Ter331.
GCGCGCCGTGCTGCGCCTCAAGACCGGCACCACGGTGCAGGCGCAGACCAGCAACGACGGCGTACTGCAGATGCTGCGCGCGACGATTGCCGACGGCGACGATACGCCGACCAATCTGCTGATCCACCGCGACGGCGACAAGTTTACCGTCAGCGAAGAAACCGCCACGGTCGAACGGCGCGTCGAAATGCATACCGGCGTGATCCGCTCCTCGCTGTTCGCCGCCACCGACGCCGCCGATATCCCCGACAGCGTGGCCTCGCAAATCGTCGCCATGTTCGGCACCAACATCAATTTTGCTTCTGACCTGAAGCGTGGCGACCATTTTAATGTCGCCTATGAAACATTCTGGCAAAACGGCCAGTTCCTGCGCGCCGGACGCATCCTGGCCGGCGAATTCGTGAACGGCGGCAAGCCGTTCCAGGCAGTCTGGTTTGACGAACCCGCCAGCGGCCAGGGCGGCTACTACGGTTTCGACGGCAAATCGCTGAAAAAGGCCTTCCTGAAATCGCCGCTGACCTTTACCCGTATTTCCTCCGGCTTCTCGATGCGCGTGCACCCTATCCTGGGCAAATGGAAAAAGCATACCGGCGTCGACTTTGCCGCCGCCACGGGCACGCCCATCCATGCCACCGCCGACGGCGTGATCGATTTTGCCGGCGTTGAAAGCGGCTACGGCAATGTGGTCATCATCAAACACGATAGCAAATATTCAACGGTGTATGCGCACATGAGCCGTTTTGCGCCGACCTCGCGCAAAGGCGGCAAGGTCAGCCAGGGCGATGTCATCGGCTATGTCGGCATGACCGGCTGGGCGACCGGTCCCCACTTGCATTACGAGTTCCGGGTCGCCAACGAGCCGCGCGATCCGATGTCGGTGGTGGTGCCTACCGCCAGCCCGCTGGCCGGGGTCGAACTGGAGCGCTTCAAGACGGTTGCAGCCGATATCACCCATCGCTTTAACCTGCTGAGCGGCGAAACGGCTGCTGCGCCGGCCACCAGGCTGGCGTCAAAATAAACTTCCGGCATGCCTGGGGTTTGCTGAACTCATTTGCTGAATTCAGAATAAACTTAGAACCGTTGTCGAGTCGCTAGTAAAATCAGCTGATCTCACAACGGTTTTATTATGTCCACTCCAACTACCCAAAGCGGCTTGTTCATCGGCCTGATGTCCGGCACCAGCCTGGATGGCGTCGATGGCGTCATCGCAGCATTTCCGAGCGCCCCGGTGCAGCATCCAGTAGCCACCCTGGCCTCGGCCTACATGCCGTTTTCGGCCTCGCTGCGCGCCGAACTGATGGCGCTGCAAAGCGCCGGCCAGGATGAAATCGAACGCGAAGCGCTGGTCGCCAATACCCTGAGTTCGCATTACGCTGCTTGCGTCGAGCGCCTGCTGGCAGATGCCGGTTTGCGGCCAGACCAGATCCGCGCCATCGGCGTCCACGGCCAGACCGTCAGGCATCGGCCCGAGCTGGGTTTTACGCGCCAGGCCAACAACCCGGCGCTGCTGGCCGAGCTGACCGGGATCGACGTCATCGCCGATTTCCGCAGCCGCGACATCGCCGCCGGCGGCCAGGGCGCACCGCTGGTGCCGGCTTTCCACCAGGCCGTGTTCGCCGATCCGGCGCAAACCCGGGTGGTAGTGAATATCGGCGGCATCGCCAACATCAGCGTGCTGTATGACCATGAGACGCTGGGCCATGCAACGCCGGGCCAGAGCCGCGACGTCATCGGCTTCGATACCGGGCCGGGCAACGTCCTGATGGATCTGTGGATCAAGCGCCATCACGGCAAGGACTACGATGAGAACGGCTTGTGGGCAGCCAGCGGCCAGCCGGCGCCGGCCTTGCTCGACGCCATGCGCAAGGAAGATTATTTTGCGGTGGCGCCGCCCAAAAGCACCGGGCGCGACCTGTTCCACGAAGAATGGCTGGCGCGTCATCTCGGCAGTTTGCCGCAGCTTGCCGCCGCCGACGTGCAAGCCACGCTGGCGCTGCTGACCGCCACCACCATCGCCGACGCGATCGCGCAACATGCGCCGGCGGCGCAAACCGTGTATGTCTGCGGCGGCGGCGCTTATAACCCGCACCTGATGCAGCAGCTGGCGCAAGCGCTGCAACAACGCCAGCTGGCGGCAACCGTGCAATCTACCGAAGCGCTCGGCATTGCGCCCAACCATGTCGAGGCGGTGGCTTTCGCCTGGCTGGCGCTGCGTTTCGACCAGCGCCTGCCGGGCAACCTGCCGCTGGTGACCGGGGCACGCGGCTTACGGATCCTGGGGGCGCTGTATCCGGCCTGAGGACATCCTGCCGGAAATGTAATCGATAACGGACAATAAGTAGGCAATAAGCAGGCAATAAAAAAGGACGCCCGAGGATTTCTCCCCGGCGCCCTTTTTCAAGAACCGCGTGTTGCTTAGATAATTACTTAATCAGGCAGAGAAAGAAGAACCGCAACCGCAAGTAGTCGTCGCATTCGGATTCTTGATCACGAATTGCGCGCCTTCCAGGTCGTCCTTGTAGTCGATTTCAGCGCCGACCAGGTATTGATAGCTCATCGAATCGATCAGCAGCTGCACACCGTTCTTGCTCATGGTGGTGTCGTCTTCGTTGACGATTTCATCGAAGGTGAATCCATACTGGAAACCGGAGCAACCGCCACCCTGCACGAAAACGCGCAATTTGAGGTCTGGATTGCCTTCTTCTTCGATCAGCTGCGCAACCTTGGCGGCGGCGCTATCGGTAAACACGATCGGCGAGGCGACTACATCTTGAATTTCAGCGACAGCATTCATTTTTGGCTCCTGCGGGGTACATACAATACTGCATTATAGGCGCTTGTCCGGATTCATGCCGGCCAGCCCCAAATCTTAGGCAGATTGCGACATGGCAAGTTTCAGCACCGGCTCAGCCACATTCTGTTCATGGGTCAGTTTGCCGCTTACCAGGGCGCCGCTGTGCATTTCCAGCGCCTTGTAATTGACATCACCGGTTATGCGGGCTTTCGGCTGCAATTCAAGCAGTTCGGCGGAATAAACATTGCCGCTGATTTCACCGTTGACCACCAGGTGGGCGACCCGCACGTCGCCTTCCACCTTGGCGCTCTCGGAAATCACCAGGACGCTGGTTTCGCCAGGCTCCGCCACTACATTGCCTTTCACATTGCCGTCGATGCGCAGACCGCCCTTGAAGTGGACATCGCCCTCAATGCTGGTCGACGAACCAATCAAGCTATCGATAGTGCTCTTTGCTTTACGGTTGAACATGATGTTTCCTTTTTTACAAATTAGAGGTTTGCTGCGCCCGCATCTGGCCTTTTTCCATGACCTTGGCCTGAATCGCCTTGACCACGGCGCCTTCCGGCAAAGTCAGTTCAGCCTCGACGCGCTGGTAATACTTGAAATCCAGCTGGGAAGCGGTCTTTTCTGCAGCTGTGGCGCTGGCGCCCGGGAAAGTCAGCACCGTGCTTTTACCCGCCACTGTCGCAGTCACCAATAGTTGCACATTTCCAACAAAATTGGCACCCTTGCCGCCCTGCATGATCAACATTCGATAGCGCAATTGCGTAGGCGTCAACAATTCGGCGGTCAGGCGCTGGATAGTGATGCCCTGGCTGCCGGTTGCATTCGGCAACAGGCCCTCGAAAAACGCCAGGTCCTCTTTCAGCTTCGCATTCTGGATTTCCAGCACCTTGATCTGCTGGCCCAGCTGCTCCTGCGCCGCTTTCTCGATATTGAGCCGGCTTTCGGCGGCATTGACGGTGCTCGAGAAACGATCCCGCTCCGCCGTCAAGGCGCCCACTTTTTCATTGAGCTCGGCCAGTTGCTGTTTGCTGACCGCCGGGCTATGGCCGGTGAAATCGCGCCCGAGATCATATATCCACAATGCGATAGCGCCGCCAAAACCCAGCACCAGCACCAGGAAAAGCGCTTTCAGCGGCCACGGGTAATGGCTCTTCACCGTCATCTTCGGCGCCGAAATCGACATGCGCCGAACCCACAATTTATACTTCATCGCTGCCGGCTCGGCCGCTCAAAAAAACGCATGGCGTCATGGCATGACTGGCACGTGCAGCAAGCCGGTAGTCTCTTCCAGGCCGAACATCAGGTTCATGCATTGCACTGCCTGGCCGGCCGAGCCTTTGACCAGGTTGTCCTGCACCACCAGCACCACTACGGTGTCGCCATTGTCGGGACGATGCAAGGCGATCCGCAACATGTTCGAAGCACGGGTGGAACGGGTTTCCGGATGCGAGCCGAACGGCATCACATCGACAAACGGCTCATCCTTGTAGGCATCTTCAAACAGCGCCTGCAGGGCCGCGTTATCGATATCCTTGGTCAGGCGCGCGTAGATGGTCGAATGCATGCCGCGGATCATCGGCACCAGATGCGGCGTAAACAACAGGCCGACTTTCTTGTCGGTCAGCTTGCCGAGTTGCTCCAGCGTTTCCGGCGAATGCCGATGGCCGGAAACGCCGTAAGCCTTGAAATTGTCGCTGGCTTCCGAGAACAGCATGCCGATTTCAGTCTTGCGGCCACCGCCCGATACGCCCGATTTGCAATCGGCGATCAGGTGCGAAGCGTCGACCGCGTCGGCTTTCAGCAACGGCGCCAGGCCGAGTTGCATGGTGGTCGGATAACAACCCGGATTGCCGATGATGCGCGCGTCCTTGATGGCGGCGCGGTTCAGCTCCGGCAAGCCGTATACGGCTTCCTTCAGCAGTTCAGGGCAGCTGTGCGGCATCTTGTACCACTGCTCGAACACCGGGGTATCCTGCAGGCGGAAATCGGCGGCCAGGTCGATCACCTTGACGCCGGCTTGCAACAGCTCGGGCGTCTGCGCCATGGCGACGCCGTGCGGGGTGGCGAAGAACACCACGTCGCAGTCGGTCAGGCGGGCTTTTTCAGGCGCGGAAAACGCCAGTGAAACGCGGCCGCGCAAAGACGGGTACATGTCGGCAATCGGCATGCCGTCTTCCTTGCGCGAAGTCACCGCCTGCAACTGCGCATGCGGATGGGTCGCCAGCAAACGCAGCAACTCGACCCCTGTATAACCCGTGCCACCCACAATCCCGACCTTGATCATCTTTTTTCCTTGCATGGAGCTGTATATTTTTCACCCGGCTTTCAAATCCGATATGAAAACAATACGATGTTGGACCCGGTGTTTTGGGTAAATTGCCGCCAAGAGCTGGCTATTTTATCAGCCAATGAATCGTTAGGGCGGCTTAACATTGAAATCGGAAATGCCTCGCAGGCACAGGCGCTGCAGCGCGTTTCCCAATGTTACCTTTTGATAAAGAGCGCAACAAACAGCACAACAGACAACACAATAAACAAGCAGCAAATGACAAAAAGCCGCCAGGCGCAAACCTGGCGGCTTTTCGATATTCTGAAAGCGTAGATTAGCGCTTGGAGAATTGTTTTGCGCGGCGTGCCTTGCGCAGACCGACCTTCTTACGCTCAACTTCACGTGCATCACGTGTAACGAAGCCGGCTTTGGACAGCTCCGGTTTCAAAGTTGCATCGTAGTCGATCAGTGCACGAGTGATGCCGTGGCGAACTGCGCCAGCCTGGCCGGATTCACCGCCGCCGCTGACATTGACCTTGATGTCGAAAGTTTCGACATGGTTGGTCAGTTCCAGTGGCTGGCGAATCACCATCAGGCCGGTTTCGCGCGAAAAATATTCATTCGCTGGCTTGCCGTTGACGACGATTTGGCCGGAGCCGGACTTGATGAAGACGCGAGCCACTGCACTCTTGCGACGGCCGGTTCCGTAATTGTAGTTACCGATCATGTCTATTCCTTAGAGTTCAAGTGCTTTAGGTTGCTGCGCGGTGTGCGGATGGCTGCCATCTGCGTACACTTTGAGCTTCTTGATCATGGCGTAGCCAAGCGGACCCTTAGGCAGCATGCCCTTGACCGCTTTTTCCAGCGCACGACCTGGAAAACGCTGTTGCATTTTCTGGAAATTTGTTTCGTAGATGCCGCCTGGATAACCGGAGTGACGGAAATACGTCTTGTCGGTTGCCTTGGCGCCAGTGACGCGCAGTTTACCTGCATTGATGACGACGATGAAATCGCCGGTATCAACGTGAGGAGTAAATTCGGGTTTGTGCTTGCCGCGCAGTCGGAGTGCCACTTCGCTGGCAACACGTCCGAGGACTTTGTCCGTCGCGTCAATCACGAACCAATCACGC
Proteins encoded in this region:
- the argC gene encoding N-acetyl-gamma-glutamyl-phosphate reductase; this encodes MIKVGIVGGTGYTGVELLRLLATHPHAQLQAVTSRKEDGMPIADMYPSLRGRVSLAFSAPEKARLTDCDVVFFATPHGVAMAQTPELLQAGVKVIDLAADFRLQDTPVFEQWYKMPHSCPELLKEAVYGLPELNRAAIKDARIIGNPGCYPTTMQLGLAPLLKADAVDASHLIADCKSGVSGGGRKTEIGMLFSEASDNFKAYGVSGHRHSPETLEQLGKLTDKKVGLLFTPHLVPMIRGMHSTIYARLTKDIDNAALQALFEDAYKDEPFVDVMPFGSHPETRSTRASNMLRIALHRPDNGDTVVVLVVQDNLVKGSAGQAVQCMNLMFGLEETTGLLHVPVMP
- a CDS encoding M23 family metallopeptidase translates to MSLKDKIINLRSSIKPFFKQIPTRVYASFADSTPKTRIVSASAVLLTLVAFGAAGVAPLATDPDEVSVKAISAELELPSLSEQIAKLEAQQQLYVAEDKMRAGDTLATLLTRLGVDDDQASNFIKSDSRARAVLRLKTGTTVQAQTSNDGVLQMLRATIADGDDTPTNLLIHRDGDKFTVSEETATVERRVEMHTGVIRSSLFAATDAADIPDSVASQIVAMFGTNINFASDLKRGDHFNVAYETFWQNGQFLRAGRILAGEFVNGGKPFQAVWFDEPASGQGGYYGFDGKSLKKAFLKSPLTFTRISSGFSMRVHPILGKWKKHTGVDFAAATGTPIHATADGVIDFAGVESGYGNVVIIKHDSKYSTVYAHMSRFAPTSRKGGKVSQGDVIGYVGMTGWATGPHLHYEFRVANEPRDPMSVVVPTASPLAGVELERFKTVAADITHRFNLLSGETAAAPATRLASK
- a CDS encoding anhydro-N-acetylmuramic acid kinase, coding for MSTPTTQSGLFIGLMSGTSLDGVDGVIAAFPSAPVQHPVATLASAYMPFSASLRAELMALQSAGQDEIEREALVANTLSSHYAACVERLLADAGLRPDQIRAIGVHGQTVRHRPELGFTRQANNPALLAELTGIDVIADFRSRDIAAGGQGAPLVPAFHQAVFADPAQTRVVVNIGGIANISVLYDHETLGHATPGQSRDVIGFDTGPGNVLMDLWIKRHHGKDYDENGLWAASGQPAPALLDAMRKEDYFAVAPPKSTGRDLFHEEWLARHLGSLPQLAAADVQATLALLTATTIADAIAQHAPAAQTVYVCGGGAYNPHLMQQLAQALQQRQLAATVQSTEALGIAPNHVEAVAFAWLALRFDQRLPGNLPLVTGARGLRILGALYPA
- the rplM gene encoding 50S ribosomal protein L13 — translated: MKTFSAKGHEVQRDWFVIDATDKVLGRVASEVALRLRGKHKPEFTPHVDTGDFIVVINAGKLRVTGAKATDKTYFRHSGYPGGIYETNFQKMQQRFPGRALEKAVKGMLPKGPLGYAMIKKLKVYADGSHPHTAQQPKALEL
- the erpA gene encoding iron-sulfur cluster insertion protein ErpA; amino-acid sequence: MNAVAEIQDVVASPIVFTDSAAAKVAQLIEEEGNPDLKLRVFVQGGGCSGFQYGFTFDEIVNEDDTTMSKNGVQLLIDSMSYQYLVGAEIDYKDDLEGAQFVIKNPNATTTCGCGSSFSA
- a CDS encoding DUF6776 family protein; the protein is MKYKLWVRRMSISAPKMTVKSHYPWPLKALFLVLVLGFGGAIALWIYDLGRDFTGHSPAVSKQQLAELNEKVGALTAERDRFSSTVNAAESRLNIEKAAQEQLGQQIKVLEIQNAKLKEDLAFFEGLLPNATGSQGITIQRLTAELLTPTQLRYRMLIMQGGKGANFVGNVQLLVTATVAGKSTVLTFPGASATAAEKTASQLDFKYYQRVEAELTLPEGAVVKAIQAKVMEKGQMRAQQTSNL
- a CDS encoding bactofilin family protein → MFNRKAKSTIDSLIGSSTSIEGDVHFKGGLRIDGNVKGNVVAEPGETSVLVISESAKVEGDVRVAHLVVNGEISGNVYSAELLELQPKARITGDVNYKALEMHSGALVSGKLTHEQNVAEPVLKLAMSQSA
- the rpsI gene encoding 30S ribosomal protein S9; protein product: MIGNYNYGTGRRKSAVARVFIKSGSGQIVVNGKPANEYFSRETGLMVIRQPLELTNHVETFDIKVNVSGGGESGQAGAVRHGITRALIDYDATLKPELSKAGFVTRDAREVERKKVGLRKARRAKQFSKR